A single region of the Eremothecium gossypii ATCC 10895 chromosome V, complete sequence genome encodes:
- the BDF1 gene encoding chromatin-binding protein BDF1 (Syntenic homolog of Saccharomyces cerevisiae YLR399C (BDF1) and YDL070W (BDF2)): MTEMEQPMLQQHTGVGNVHTAVGQSRTGGEGLALKDEAAVSAATTASSTLAEGPEEGGRAAAPPPEPDMTQLPAEPMPKHQQKHAQTSIKAVKRLKDAKPFLQPVDPVKLNVPHYFQHIKRPMDLSTIERKLAVGAYETPEQVAQDFNLMVDNCAKFNGASSVIAQMARNIQASFEKYMLNMPPRDQPVQPRKRRKSSEEAAVVIRRAETHTGRPKREIHPPKSKDIYPLENAKPQSKKHQTEMKFCQQVLKELTAKKHASFNYPFLEPVDPIALNCPSYFDYVKEPMDLGTIGKKLGNWEYADYDDFERDVRLVFKNCYAFNPDGTLVNMMGHRLEDVFNSKWADRPIVADEDSDEGEDDSEYESDVPYTEEDIDESLITNPAIQYLEQQLARMKVELQQLKRQELERIRKERRLARGLSNGGSSSTGRRKRSRTARKKGGAGAAAAAGGSSGGGAGLGNGSGGSGLVKKKRKLKTVVTYDMKRIISERIGDLPEAKLERAVDIIKNSMPDIVGADGEVELDIDQLDDTTILTLYNTFFRQYGAPSSSVAEDELRTNSLSPPSAASSKANKRRRSKALSEEEQNKQIEKIKNKLAILDSASPVSPNLLGLLSGNNEGSSEDDDDDDISSESEEE; the protein is encoded by the coding sequence ATGACAGAGATGGAACAACCTATGCTACAACAGCACACGGGAGTAGGCAACGTACACACCGCGGTGGGGCAGTCGAGGACAGGCGGGGAGGGGCTGGCGCTGAAGGACGAGGCGGCGGTGTCTGCAGCGACGACGGCGAGCTCGACGCTGGCGGAGGGGCCGGAGGAgggcgggcgggcggcggcgccgccgcccgaGCCGGACATGACGCAGCTGCCGGCGGAGCCGATGCCTAAGCACCAGCAGAAGCACGCGCAGACGTCGATCAAGGCGGTGAAGCGGCTCAAGGACGCGAAACCGTTTCTGCAGCCGGTGGACCCGGTGAAGCTCAACGTACCGCACTACTTCCAGCACATCAAGCGGCCGATGGACCTCTCGACGATCGAGCGGAAGCTGGCGGTGGGGGCGTACGAGACGCCGGAGCAGGTGGCGCAGGACTTCAACTTGATGGTGGACAACTGCGCGAAGTTCAACGGGGCGTCGTCGGTGATCGCGCAGATGGCGCGGAACATCCAGGCGTCGTTCGAGAAGTACATGCTGAACATGCCGCCGCGCGACCAGCCGGTGCAGCCGCGCAAGCGGCGGAAGTCGAGCGAGGAGGCGGCGGTGGTGATCCGGCGCGCGGAGACGCACACGGGGCGGCCGAAGCGCGAGATCCACCCGCCGAAGTCGAAGGACATCTACCCGCTGGAGAACGCGAAGCCGCAGTCGAAGAAGCACCAGACGGAGATGAAGTTCTGCCAGCAGGTGCTGAAGGAGTTGACGGCGAAGAAGCACGCGTCGTTCAACTACCCGTTCCTCGAGCCGGTAGATCCCATCGCGCTCAACTGTCCCTCGTACTTCGACTACGTGAAGGAGCCGATGGACTTGGGCACGATCGGCAAGAAGTTGGGCAACTGGGAGTACGCGGACTACGACGACTTCGAGCGCGATGTGCGGCTCGTGTTCAAGAACTGCTACGCGTTCAACCCCGACGGCACACTGGTCAACATGATGGGACACCGCCTGGAGGACGTGTTCAACTCCAAGTGGGCGGACCGGCCGATTGTTGCGGACGAGGACTCGGATGAGGGCGAGGACGACTCCGAGTACGAGAGCGACGTGCCGTACACAGAAGAGGACATTGACGAGAGCCTGATAACGAACCCTGCGATCCAGTACCTGGAGCAGCAGTTGGCGCGCATGAAGGTcgagctccagcagctcaagcgccaggagctggagcgcATCCGCAAGGAGAGGCGACTTGCCCGCGGGCTGTCCAACGGCGGCTCTTCGTCCACCGGCCGGCGCAAGCGCTCCCGCACCGCAAGGAAGAAAGGtggcgccggcgctgctgcagctgccggcGGTAGCAGTGGCGGTGGTGCTGGGCTCGGCAACGGCTCCGGCGGCAGTGGTCTCGtcaagaagaagagaaaGCTGAAGACCGTCGTCACCTACGACATGAAGCGCATCATCAGCGAGCGCATCGGCGACCTCCCGGAGGCCAAGTTGGAGCGCGCGGTTGACATCATCAAGAACTCGATGCCCGACATTGTAGGTGCGGACGGCGAGGTCGAGCTCGATATTGACCAATTGGACGATACCACGATACTGACCCTATACAACACATTTTTCCGGCAATACGGCGCTCCGTCCAGTAGCGTGGCCGAGGATGAGCTACGAACAAACTCCCTCTCTCCTCCGTCGGCTGCATCTTCCAAAGCCAACAAGCGCAGAAGAAGCAAAGCATTAAGCGAAGAGGAGCAGAATAAGCAAATTGAAAAGATAAAGAACAAATTGGCTATCTTGGACAGCGCTTCTCCTGTCTCCCCTAACTTACTCGGCCTCCTGTCCGGGAACAACGAGGGCTCCTCCGAAGAtgacgatgacgacgacATCAGCAGTGAAAGCGAGGAGGAGTGA
- the YET3 gene encoding Yet3p (Syntenic homolog of Saccharomyces cerevisiae YDL072C (YET3)): MSLYYSLVFAMLVCESAVFALLAVPLPMAVRRPLTRALARPFESATVQMVLKVLLGFVLLLFVDTTNRLYVVNREYERARHVEFAHGRRELLSRKFLAQRNMYLTGITLFLTFMLGQTFNLVLELLALKGATERPGATTAAGLRAEIEECEKELARLKAQADALAEDM; encoded by the coding sequence ATGTCGTTGTACTACTCGCTGGTGTTTGCGATGCTGGTGTGCGAGAGCGCGGTGTttgcgctgctggcggtgccgctgccgatggcggtgcggcggccgctgacgcgggcgctggcgcggccgTTCGAGTCTGCGACGGTGCAGATGGTGCTGAAGGTGCTGCTGGGGttcgtgctgctgctgttcgTGGACACGACGAACCGGCTGTACGTGGTGAACCGGGAGTACGAGCGGGCGCGGCACGTGGAGTTTGCGCACGGGCGGCGGGAGCTGCTGTCGCGCAAGTTCCTCGCGCAGCGCAACATGTACCTGACGGGGATCACGCTGTTCCTGACGTTCATGCTGGGGCAGACGTTCAACCTggtgctggagctgctggcgctgaaGGGCGCGACGGAGCGGCCGGGGGCCAcgacggcggcggggcTGCGCGCGGAGATCGAGGAGTGCGAAAAGGAGCTTGCGCGGCTCAAGGCGCAGGCGGACGCGCTGGCAGAGGATATGTAG
- the DUS3 gene encoding tRNA dihydrouridine synthase DUS3 (Syntenic homolog of Saccharomyces cerevisiae YLR401C (DUS3)) gives MSSTEGGAKRVAEDGSEVSEAKRVGRIEGVAQLKPEYVVAGAAQLRAAESDEELTSERMVEPEGGTRKKSKKARGQNKNRDNRQAKEEHQLCPRLAQGNADACAFGAQCRYLHDVRTYLEHKTAEIECPQFTGCPVFAATGRCPMGFKCRFLSSHCNMETLELATTPEDERAKLWSVNHEVNHIASDRKLDLVKRRAPFPRSEHVLEIIDAIQQEFRDEMQGAAAAPEGAVAEVPQVQQREEQLSNKRARQRELYAQYHETRYFAQEKKPLDLHHKKIVSPLTTVGNLPFRRLMRQLGADVTYSEMALAVPLIQGTNSEWALPKAHCSELPGFGVQLACSKPWQAAKAAEALADNVGDGLSEINLNSGCPIDLLYRQGSGSALLDNPARMIRCLNAMNYVSKDVPVSVKLRTGTRDGHPIALGLCKRLVMETDVAAITLHGRTRQQRYTRSADWDYVGQVADALRSYETERAEKLKDREGKLRIQFVGNGDCNNWEDWYRHLENENVDSVMVARGALIKPWIFEEVDARQYIDKSSSERLEILRDYARFSMDHWGTDEYGIALCRRYFCEFMSFFHRYVPMGICERYPVLLNERPPNWRGRDDLETLLGSTDAADWIKLSEQFFGPTPDKFVFQPKHKSNSYAPSVQ, from the coding sequence ATGAGCAGCACCGAAGGTGGGGCGAAGCGTGTCGCTGAAGATGGCAGCGAGGTTTCTGAGGCCAAGAGAGTGGGACGGATAGAAGGGGTGGCTCAGCTAAAGCCGGAGTACGTGGTGgcgggcgccgcgcagctgcgcgcagcGGAGAGCGACGAGGAGCTGACGTCTGAGCGGATGGTGGAGCCGGAGGGCGGGACCCGCAAGAAGAGCAAGAAGGCGCGGGGCCAGAACAAGAACCGCGACAACCGGCAGGCGAAGGAGGAGCACCAGCTGTGTCCGCGTCTGGCGCAGGGCAATGCGGATGCGTGCGCGTTTGGCGCACAGTGCCGGTACCTGCACGACGTGCGCACGTACCTGGAGCACAAGACGGCGGAGATTGAGTGCCCGCAATTCACTGGCTGCCCCGTGTTTGCAGCGACCGGCCGCTGTCCGATGGGCTTCAAGTGCCGCTTCCTGTCCAGCCATTGCAACATGGAGACACTGGAGCTGGCGACGACTCCCGAGGACGAGCGCGCAAAACTCTGGTCTGTGAACCACGAGGTGAACCACATTGCGTCCGATCGGAAGCTAGATCTGGTGAAACGTCGCGCGCCCTTCCCGCGCAGCGAGCACGTGCTGGAGATCATTGACGCCATCCAGCAGGAGTTCCGCGACGAGATGCAGGGGGCCGCGGCGGCCCCCGAGGGCGCGGTCGCAGAGGTGCCgcaggtgcagcagcgcgaggAGCAATTGAGCAACAAGCGCGCCCGGCAGCGCGAGCTGTACGCCCAGTATCACGAGACACGCTACTTTGCACAGGAGAAGAAGCCGCTGGACCTGCATCACAAGAAGATCGTTTCTCCGCTGACCACCGTCGGGAACCTGCCGTTCCGGCGCCTGATGCGCCAATTGGGCGCCGACGTGACGTACAGTGAGATGGCGCTCGCTGTGCCGCTGATCCAGGGCACCAACTCGGAGTGGGCGCTGCCCAAGGCGCACTGCTCGGAGCTGCCCGGGTTTGGCGTGCAGCTAGCGTGCTCCAAGCCGTGGCAGGCAGCTAAAGCGGCGGAGGCCCTTGCAGACAACGTGGGTGACGGTCTGAGCGAGATCAACCTCAACAGCGGCTGCCCCATCGACCTGCTCTACAGACAGGGAagcggcagcgcgctgctggacaaTCCCGCGCGGATGATCCGCTGCCTGAACGCGATGAACTATGTGTCAAAGGACGTGCCCGTGTCCGTGAAGCTCCGCACAGGCACGCGTGACGGCCACCCCATCGCCTTGGGCCTGTGCAAGAGACTGGTCATGGAGACGGACGTGGCAGCCATTACGCTGCACGGCCGCacgcgccagcagcgctACACACGGTCTGCAGACTGGGACTACGTCGGCCAGGTGGCAGACGCGCTGCGCTCCTACGAGACCGAGCGCGCTGAAAAGCTCAAGGACCGCGAGGGCAAGCTGCGCATCCAGTTCGTCGGCAACGGCGACTGCAACAACTGGGAGGACTGGTACCGCCACCTCGAGAACGAGAACGTCGACAGCGTCATGgtcgcgcgcggcgcgctcATCAAGCCGTGGATCTTCGAGGAGGTCGACGCGCGCCAGTACATCGACAAGAGCAGCAGCGAGCGCCTTGAGATCCTCCGCGACTACGCGCGCTTCTCGATGGACCACTGGGGCACCGACGAGTACGGCATCGCGCTGTGCCGCCGCTACTTCTGCGAGTTCATGTCCTTCTTCCACCGCTACGTCCCCATGGGCATCTGCGAGCGCTACCCCGTGCTGCTTAACGAGCGTCCGCCCAATTGGCGCGGCCGCGACGACCTCGAGACGTTGCTGGGCAGCACCGACGCCGCCGACTGGATCAAGCTGTCGGAGCAGTTCTTCGGCCCCACGCCCGACAAATTCGTGTTCCAGCCAAAGCACAAAAGCAACTCGTACGCGCCCAGCGTTCAGTAG